The Maridesulfovibrio sp. genomic sequence AATCCAAGGCTTCCCCTGTTGACGGCAGGCCGCTTGTCTCGGTGTCATAAAAGAGAATGATCATTAAAACGTTCCCTCCAGCTTCCGGTATTCATCACGGACGCTTTCAACATCTTCACCGCAATATTCGCCGATCTTGGACAACTGCCCTTTCTGCCAAAGGCCGAAGACCTTAGAGCCGTCCATATCCTTTGTTTTGCGTTTAGACCCCAGAAAGACGGCTATTTCGTCCTGTGTTCCCTTGGCTCTGTCGTCCTGCTTGCCGTTCCAGATTTCCCGGATATCAACCACGCTGTCTGCATAGCGCTTGCGAGGAATCTGTATTGCAAGGTCTTTCAGGCCGTATTTTACTGCCCGATGATAAAGCCAATTCATGTCAAAAGAGCGCAGGTTAAAACCAATCCAGCGAATGTTGTCACCAAATCCGTTAAGCTCTTTCACGCGCCCCCAGAAACGAAACAGCAGTTCTTCTTCATCTTTTCCGTAGACCGTTTCTACGGGACCATCTTCAACCGCAAAGCCTATGCAAACGATCCGCCCCTTGAGGCTTTCAAGGGCCTGTTTTTTCCAAAGATCATCCCGTGCGGTCTCGCCATTTTCTGCAAACCATTTTGCGATAGTTTCTTTTTTCTTCATTTGACCGGGGGGAGAGACTTCGCTTTTCTTCGGTTTCTCCGGTCCGGGGATGGTTTCAATGTCAATGAATACGTTCAGCATTTATCTACCTCCTGCCTGTATGAATGCGCTTGCCGCATCAAAGGTCAGATGTTTTGTTGAATCAATGTGTGGATGATTCGGGAATTTACCCATCAGCCAATTATTGATGTATTTGATCCGGGTTGCCCGGTCCTTATGTCCAAGTTCATTTGTGCAGATGATGTTTACTCTCTGAACCTGTCCGGCCTGTGCCAACTTTCCATGCCCAGTCACCTGTGAGCCGAGGAAGGCGTTTTGCACATTGTCCACCGCTTGGTTCTGCTGACGCTGTGCTCCCTGCTGTTGATTGCGGGGTTGCCCCTGTCTTTGGTTCTGCTGTTGTCCCTGCTGCCCTTGCTGCGGGGGAGGCCCTTGGCGTTGATTCTGGTTGCCTTGTGGTCTGCCCTGTTGCTGTCTCTGCTGATCATTGCCGGGTGGCTCTTGACTATCTGCGTCCTTGTTGTCGTCAATGCAGAACAGACCGTTCAGGGCATATTTCCGGGCGTATGAACTTGCCGCCCCTGTTACCTGACTGTCGTCCATTCCCTTTTTAGTTAGCGGCTCCCTTGCCCAGCCTGTAGCCGACATTGCTTGTTCGCCCAGACTGATTGTTGCTTTGGCCTTCACATAAATCCTGTCTCCAAGAGCTTCCATAGAATCCGAGACGGTTAAAACAACACCGTGCTTTGCAAGGTGGGGCTTTAGCCCTTCAAGAATGTCCTCACAGCTGCGGTACTTGTATTTTCCAAAGCTGTTGAACTGATTCTTAGGGCAATTCAGCTCGGTTTGAATGGCAACCATTTTGGCTTGTAACTCACTAGTCACCGGGGTTTACACCTCCTATGCGATAGACAATCTCTAGACAATATGCCTACTTTTAAAGATTTTTTTTCATTTTGTAGTTGCAAAAGTGATAAAAAAAGTTAATCCTAGACCCATAATAACTCACTTGATCATGTGAACACAAATTTATGGTTCTCAATCAACCTTTTTGAGACCTTTGTTATTAAGGCTATTGACCGTTATTGTTATAAATTATAAAAACACCTCCTTAACGTTTCTTAACTCTGTTGCATTTTTTGTGTTGGTGAAAAAAGTGTAGCTAGAATAGAGTTGAAGTCAAGGCGAAAAATAGAATTTTTGCCTATAGAATAACGAGGGGTTTTTATGTATCTATTAAGGATGGGAAGAACGATGGAAGAGTCTTTTGAAGTATTTCGACGTAATATTACACGTTTACGCAAAGAGAAGGGCTTGAAACAAAAAGAGCTTGCTGCAAAGGTAGGTATAGGCGGCAAACATATGAGCGATATAGTCAACAATCGTTCAAATCCAAGCCCGGAAGTACAGAAAAAGATTAGCGAAATTCTTGACGTTGATTGGTCAGACTTATTTCTGGAGAGATCAGAAATTAGGTCAACTGCTGGAGAGTCGGTGCGCTCTAGCGATATTTTCTTAGGAATTCCGTTCATGTCTACACCTACTATAGGTGAAGATAATGAACCCATAATTGACATAAACACTCAGTCACACTTTGCATACTCTAAGGAATGGCT encodes the following:
- a CDS encoding ribonuclease H-like domain-containing protein, whose amino-acid sequence is MLNVFIDIETIPGPEKPKKSEVSPPGQMKKKETIAKWFAENGETARDDLWKKQALESLKGRIVCIGFAVEDGPVETVYGKDEEELLFRFWGRVKELNGFGDNIRWIGFNLRSFDMNWLYHRAVKYGLKDLAIQIPRKRYADSVVDIREIWNGKQDDRAKGTQDEIAVFLGSKRKTKDMDGSKVFGLWQKGQLSKIGEYCGEDVESVRDEYRKLEGTF
- a CDS encoding ERF family protein gives rise to the protein MTSELQAKMVAIQTELNCPKNQFNSFGKYKYRSCEDILEGLKPHLAKHGVVLTVSDSMEALGDRIYVKAKATISLGEQAMSATGWAREPLTKKGMDDSQVTGAASSYARKYALNGLFCIDDNKDADSQEPPGNDQQRQQQGRPQGNQNQRQGPPPQQGQQGQQQNQRQGQPRNQQQGAQRQQNQAVDNVQNAFLGSQVTGHGKLAQAGQVQRVNIICTNELGHKDRATRIKYINNWLMGKFPNHPHIDSTKHLTFDAASAFIQAGGR
- a CDS encoding XRE family transcriptional regulator; translation: MEESFEVFRRNITRLRKEKGLKQKELAAKVGIGGKHMSDIVNNRSNPSPEVQKKISEILDVDWSDLFLERSEIRSTAGESVRSSDIFLGIPFMSTPTIGEDNEPIIDINTQSHFAYSKEWLNAIGCPDDMVVYRVQDEAMAPTIPENSIILIDRSQNKPIKFKVFVVWHNGKMLIRRCIPAGSGVAFATDNNPQDIIKNKDCTVIGRVLNMSQSDL